Proteins found in one Geomonas subterranea genomic segment:
- a CDS encoding 4Fe-4S binding protein: protein MAEQKVDLKNLKAGGFIKERGKDLFTVRLRVPGGRMSVDRLSRIAAVAQKYGKGYVHLSVRQSIELININFADFDAVVAELGEEQQKVASCGARVRVPTACGGCEYNPNGLVDTQKSALDVDQKLFGTATGHHKFKVCFAGCPFDCPKSAINDVGFQGAVWPKLDADGCISCGLCAKSCTEGALSMGAGNKPVFDAAKCIYCGDCIKVCPTGAWSAEKKGYTVRIGGKWGRRPLVGTLYATFVPEERVVEFIATVLSWYQEKAEGAGRVRLGDIIIREGWQSLLERLRVDFPEYVVKETIAPQVVQTQLPLPGVQA from the coding sequence GTGGCAGAGCAGAAAGTCGATCTGAAAAACCTGAAGGCCGGCGGCTTCATCAAGGAGCGCGGCAAGGACCTGTTCACGGTACGCCTGCGCGTGCCCGGCGGCAGGATGAGCGTGGACCGCCTGTCCAGGATCGCAGCCGTGGCGCAGAAATACGGCAAGGGATACGTGCACTTGTCGGTGCGCCAGTCCATCGAGCTGATCAACATCAACTTCGCCGACTTCGACGCCGTGGTCGCCGAACTGGGCGAGGAACAGCAGAAGGTCGCCTCCTGCGGCGCCCGCGTGCGCGTCCCGACCGCCTGCGGCGGCTGCGAGTACAACCCCAACGGCCTGGTGGACACGCAGAAATCCGCGCTGGACGTGGACCAGAAGCTGTTCGGGACCGCCACGGGGCACCACAAGTTCAAGGTCTGCTTCGCCGGCTGCCCCTTCGACTGCCCCAAGTCGGCCATCAACGACGTCGGCTTCCAGGGCGCGGTTTGGCCCAAACTCGACGCAGACGGCTGCATCAGTTGCGGCCTGTGCGCGAAATCCTGCACCGAGGGGGCCCTCTCCATGGGTGCCGGCAACAAGCCGGTCTTTGATGCCGCGAAGTGCATCTACTGCGGCGACTGCATCAAGGTCTGCCCGACCGGGGCCTGGAGCGCCGAGAAGAAGGGGTACACGGTCCGCATCGGCGGCAAATGGGGGCGCCGTCCCCTGGTCGGGACCCTCTACGCGACATTCGTCCCAGAGGAGCGCGTGGTGGAGTTCATCGCGACAGTCCTCTCCTGGTACCAGGAGAAGGCGGAGGGTGCCGGGCGCGTGCGTCTGGGCGACATCATCATCCGCGAGGGATGGCAGTCGCTGCTGGAGCGCCTGCGCGTCGACTTCCCGGAGTACGTGGTGAAGGAAACCATCGCGCCGCAAGTGGTCCAGACCCAGCTGCCGCTTCCCGGGGTGCAGGCTTAA
- the cysK gene encoding cysteine synthase A, whose translation MSRIYQDNSQSIGNTPLVRLNHVTKGAKATVLAKVEGRNPAYSVKCRIGANMIWDAEERGVLKPGVEIVEPTSGNTGIALAYVAAARGYKLTLTMPETMSIERRRVLAALGANLILTPGSAGMKGAVAKAEEIAASDPARYFLPQQFKNPANPAIHEKTTGPEIWADTDGAVDVIVSGVGTGGTISGISRYLKHTKGKAVISVAVEPKESPVIAQKLAGQELKPGPHKIQGIGAGFIPETLDLSLIDRVEAVDSNEALEFAKRLTKEEGLLVGISSGAAVAAAVRLANLDEFAGKIIVVILPDLAERYLSTALFEEA comes from the coding sequence ATGTCCCGTATCTACCAAGATAACTCCCAATCCATTGGCAACACACCGCTGGTGCGGCTGAATCATGTGACCAAGGGGGCCAAGGCCACCGTCCTCGCCAAGGTCGAAGGGCGCAACCCTGCCTACTCGGTGAAGTGCCGTATCGGCGCCAACATGATCTGGGACGCCGAGGAACGTGGCGTGTTGAAACCCGGGGTCGAGATCGTCGAGCCGACCAGCGGCAACACCGGCATCGCTCTCGCTTACGTCGCCGCCGCGCGCGGCTACAAGCTGACCCTGACCATGCCGGAAACCATGAGCATCGAGCGCCGCCGGGTGCTGGCCGCCCTGGGGGCAAACCTGATCCTCACCCCCGGTTCCGCCGGGATGAAGGGCGCCGTAGCCAAGGCGGAGGAGATCGCGGCTTCCGATCCTGCGCGCTACTTCCTGCCGCAGCAGTTCAAGAACCCCGCGAACCCCGCTATTCATGAAAAGACCACCGGCCCCGAGATCTGGGCCGATACCGACGGAGCCGTCGACGTCATCGTTTCCGGCGTCGGAACCGGCGGCACCATCTCCGGTATCTCTCGTTACCTCAAGCACACCAAGGGGAAAGCGGTCATTTCGGTCGCCGTCGAGCCTAAGGAAAGCCCGGTCATCGCGCAGAAGCTCGCCGGCCAGGAGCTCAAGCCCGGTCCGCACAAGATCCAGGGCATCGGTGCCGGGTTCATCCCCGAGACCCTCGACCTCTCCCTCATCGACCGTGTCGAAGCGGTCGACAGCAACGAGGCGCTCGAGTTCGCCAAGCGTCTGACCAAGGAAGAAGGGCTCCTGGTAGGGATCTCGAGCGGTGCCGCCGTTGCCGCAGCCGTACGCCTCGCCAACCTGGACGAGTTCGCCGGCAAGATCATCGTGGTGATACTCCCGGACCTGGCCGAGCGCTATCTCTCCACGGCACTTTTCGAAGAAGCCTAG
- the thiS gene encoding sulfur carrier protein ThiS, giving the protein MNLTVNGKPATIDGETPVSITILLKALQVEQREYVTVEVNGDIMDRGEFEATTVKDGDSVEFLYFMGGGR; this is encoded by the coding sequence ATGAATCTGACAGTGAACGGTAAACCCGCCACCATCGACGGGGAGACCCCCGTCTCCATCACCATCCTGCTCAAAGCGTTGCAGGTCGAGCAGCGTGAGTATGTCACCGTGGAAGTAAACGGAGACATCATGGATCGCGGCGAGTTCGAGGCCACCACGGTCAAGGACGGCGACAGCGTCGAATTTCTTTATTTCATGGGCGGAGGTAGATAG
- the mnmA gene encoding tRNA 2-thiouridine(34) synthase MnmA, which produces MSDKKRVVVAMSGGVDSSVTAALLKEQGHDVIGVSLQLYERPEKTPSGGKTCCSLTDVMDAARVAKRLGIPFQVVDLRQRFQELVIDDFVSEYRAGRTPNPCARCNERIKFGLLLEMTASFDADLLATGHYARIEADACGIYRLRKGLDPRKDQTYFLFGMNQQQLARTIFPVGHLEKPEVRQLAAHFNLPVAQKQESQEICFIPDNDYIRFLEESGVAPRAGEIVDRDGNRLGLHDGIHRYTVGQRRGLGIAWKEPLYVTAIDTANARVVVGPKEELERTSLLADQLTWTNAPISGCFRGTCSIRYRQQPVPCHAELCKDGRLRVEFDTPQTGVTPGQAVVLYDGDTVVGGGWIL; this is translated from the coding sequence ATGTCTGATAAGAAACGTGTAGTTGTGGCAATGAGCGGCGGCGTCGATTCATCGGTGACCGCCGCTCTTCTCAAGGAGCAGGGGCACGACGTCATCGGCGTATCGCTCCAGCTCTACGAGCGCCCCGAAAAGACGCCGTCCGGCGGTAAAACCTGCTGCTCGCTCACCGACGTCATGGACGCCGCCCGGGTCGCGAAGCGGCTGGGGATCCCCTTCCAGGTGGTGGACCTGCGCCAACGCTTCCAGGAGCTGGTGATCGACGATTTCGTCTCCGAGTACCGCGCCGGCAGGACCCCGAACCCCTGCGCCCGCTGCAACGAGAGGATCAAATTCGGCCTGCTTCTGGAGATGACCGCCTCCTTTGACGCCGACCTCCTCGCCACCGGGCACTACGCCCGCATTGAGGCCGACGCCTGCGGGATCTACCGCCTGCGCAAGGGGCTTGATCCCCGCAAGGACCAGACCTACTTCCTGTTCGGCATGAACCAGCAGCAGCTGGCCCGCACCATCTTTCCGGTGGGGCACCTGGAGAAGCCCGAGGTGCGCCAGCTCGCCGCGCACTTTAACCTCCCGGTGGCGCAAAAGCAGGAAAGCCAGGAGATCTGCTTCATCCCCGACAACGACTACATCCGCTTCCTGGAAGAGAGTGGCGTCGCCCCCCGCGCCGGAGAGATCGTGGACCGCGACGGCAACAGGCTCGGGCTCCACGACGGCATCCACAGGTACACCGTGGGGCAGCGGCGCGGCCTCGGCATCGCCTGGAAGGAGCCGCTTTACGTTACCGCGATCGACACGGCCAACGCGCGGGTGGTGGTCGGCCCCAAGGAGGAGCTGGAGAGAACGTCGCTGCTCGCGGACCAGCTCACCTGGACCAACGCGCCCATTTCCGGCTGTTTCCGCGGTACCTGCAGCATCCGCTACCGGCAGCAGCCGGTGCCGTGCCACGCCGAGTTGTGCAAGGACGGCAGACTCCGGGTGGAATTCGACACGCCGCAGACCGGCGTCACCCCCGGACAGGCGGTGGTCCTCTACGACGGAGATACGGTTGTCGGAGGGGGGTGGATCCTGTAG
- a CDS encoding M67 family metallopeptidase, which translates to MLEIPREILDAVITQAQEGFQLEVCGIMGGTGNRVASRYPMTNTDASNEHFMMDPKEQFAVVKAMRAAGEEMLVIYHSHPESPARPSQEDIRLALTPNVCHLIVSLENREEPVAKAFRIAAGVVEPVEINII; encoded by the coding sequence ATGCTGGAGATCCCCCGGGAGATACTGGACGCGGTCATCACGCAGGCGCAGGAAGGGTTCCAGCTCGAAGTGTGCGGCATCATGGGGGGGACGGGAAACCGCGTCGCGAGCCGCTACCCGATGACCAACACGGACGCGAGCAACGAGCACTTCATGATGGACCCGAAGGAGCAGTTCGCGGTGGTGAAGGCGATGCGTGCCGCCGGCGAGGAGATGCTGGTCATCTATCATTCCCACCCGGAATCCCCCGCTCGCCCCTCGCAGGAGGATATCCGCCTCGCCCTGACACCCAACGTGTGCCACCTGATCGTGTCGCTGGAAAACCGGGAAGAGCCGGTGGCGAAGGCGTTCAGGATCGCGGCGGGGGTGGTCGAACCGGTGGAAATCAACATCATTTAA
- the modC gene encoding molybdenum ABC transporter ATP-binding protein — protein sequence MELHMEVSKSYGGAFDLKTGFRVAGEQIGVFGASGSGKSTLVSLIAGLLAPDEGEILLDGDCLFSSERGINLPPQERRIAIVFQDSCLFPHLTVEANLLYGYRRCPARQRRIDVKSLVSVLKLDGFLDRCVNRLSGGEKQRVALGRAILSNPRLLLMDESLSALDDGLKLQIIHYLKRASEKFGIPYIFISHSLLEIRLLTDQVLAMGGGRVLGQTTPEQLARDRMGQSQVGYINLLQVEKLRKMGGLYVYRWGMEEIFVSAGNDEPMAVLELSSRDIILFTRHPEAVSARNLLKCTVMDTFPSGNKVGVELRCGHETLIAEVVVQAADDLAIQARNEVYAVIKASSFRRLS from the coding sequence ATGGAACTGCATATGGAGGTATCCAAGAGTTACGGCGGCGCCTTCGATCTCAAGACCGGCTTCCGGGTGGCGGGGGAGCAGATAGGTGTGTTCGGTGCTTCCGGCAGCGGCAAATCGACGCTGGTCAGCCTCATCGCCGGCCTCCTCGCCCCGGACGAGGGAGAGATTCTGCTCGACGGCGATTGCCTCTTCAGCAGCGAGCGCGGCATCAATCTCCCGCCGCAGGAGCGTAGAATCGCGATCGTGTTCCAAGACAGCTGCCTGTTCCCGCATCTCACCGTGGAGGCGAATCTCCTCTACGGCTACCGGCGCTGCCCGGCCCGGCAACGGCGCATCGACGTGAAGAGCCTCGTTTCAGTCCTCAAGCTGGACGGATTCCTCGACCGCTGCGTGAACCGGCTCTCCGGAGGGGAGAAGCAGCGGGTTGCGCTGGGGCGGGCGATCTTGTCCAACCCCCGCCTGCTCCTCATGGACGAGTCCCTCTCCGCGCTGGACGACGGTCTCAAATTGCAGATCATCCATTACTTGAAACGAGCCAGTGAAAAATTCGGTATTCCCTACATTTTCATCTCGCATTCGCTCCTGGAGATACGGCTTCTGACGGACCAGGTGCTGGCGATGGGGGGAGGGAGAGTGCTGGGGCAGACCACGCCCGAGCAGCTGGCGCGCGACCGGATGGGGCAGAGCCAGGTGGGTTACATCAACCTTTTGCAGGTGGAGAAGCTGCGCAAGATGGGGGGGCTGTACGTGTACCGGTGGGGGATGGAGGAGATCTTCGTCTCGGCGGGGAACGACGAGCCGATGGCGGTATTGGAGCTTTCCTCCAGGGACATCATCCTGTTCACAAGGCACCCCGAGGCGGTCAGCGCCCGCAACCTCCTGAAGTGCACCGTGATGGATACCTTCCCGTCGGGAAACAAGGTGGGGGTGGAGTTGCGCTGCGGCCATGAGACCCTGATCGCGGAAGTGGTGGTGCAGGCTGCCGACGATCTGGCCATTCAGGCGAGAAACGAGGTGTATGCGGTGATCAAGGCGTCGTCTTTCCGGCGCCTGAGCTGA
- the modB gene encoding molybdate ABC transporter permease subunit, with amino-acid sequence MPVLSSSDFDAIVLSMKVALTATLISLPFGFLYAYLMTFFRFRAKVLLEVLVNLPLTLPPVVMGYLLLLALGNGGWLAPLLEPLGLRLIFTWKAAVLASALVGFPLLVRSIRIAMESIDPRLVQASRTLGASSLDSLATVILPLSRTGIVAGSSLMFARSMGEFGATIIVAGSIPGVTRTIPLAIYDYAGAPGEERAALLLCGIAIAISTVVLLVHESLARKLGRK; translated from the coding sequence ATGCCCGTCCTCAGCAGTTCCGATTTCGATGCCATCGTTCTCTCCATGAAGGTGGCGCTCACCGCGACGCTGATAAGTCTCCCTTTCGGCTTTCTCTACGCGTACCTGATGACCTTCTTCCGGTTCAGGGCCAAGGTGCTCCTCGAGGTCCTGGTGAACCTGCCGCTTACCCTTCCCCCGGTGGTCATGGGATACCTGCTCCTGCTCGCGCTGGGTAACGGTGGCTGGCTCGCCCCCCTGTTGGAGCCTCTGGGTTTGCGTCTCATTTTCACCTGGAAGGCTGCCGTGCTGGCATCCGCCCTGGTCGGCTTTCCCTTGCTGGTGCGTTCCATCCGCATCGCCATGGAATCCATCGACCCTCGTCTCGTCCAGGCCTCGCGGACCCTGGGCGCCAGCTCCCTCGATTCGCTGGCGACCGTGATCCTCCCCCTGTCCCGCACCGGCATCGTCGCCGGCTCCTCGCTCATGTTCGCGCGCAGCATGGGGGAGTTTGGCGCCACCATCATCGTTGCAGGGAGCATACCCGGGGTCACCCGGACCATACCGCTGGCCATCTACGATTATGCCGGGGCGCCGGGCGAGGAGCGGGCGGCGCTGCTCCTGTGCGGTATCGCGATCGCCATTTCCACGGTTGTGCTTTTGGTTCACGAGAGTCTCGCCAGGAAGCTTGGGAGGAAATGA
- a CDS encoding sulfurtransferase TusA family protein: MQSIDLRGVTCPTNFVMAKLELEDIEAGTTVEFLLDDGEPVKNVPRSLKDEGHKLLGLQERDGYYVLTLEKGEE; this comes from the coding sequence ATGCAAAGCATCGATCTCAGGGGCGTCACCTGCCCCACCAATTTCGTGATGGCCAAGCTGGAACTGGAGGACATCGAGGCGGGGACCACCGTCGAGTTTCTCCTCGATGACGGCGAGCCGGTCAAAAACGTGCCGAGAAGCCTGAAGGACGAAGGGCACAAGCTGCTCGGCCTGCAGGAAAGGGACGGCTACTACGTCCTGACGCTGGAGAAGGGCGAAGAGTAA
- the nrfD gene encoding NrfD/PsrC family molybdoenzyme membrane anchor subunit: MIGVSTRPPGGKGNIFTKSFFVLLSLSLVGLFFTAVRFTKGIGAVSNLSDGYPWGIWVAYDVAIGTAVTCGGYTVALLSYIINRGHYNTLVKSAILTSLFGSFLAASSIVVEIGRPWNAHGLLSATSWQPSSAFFELVLCLFGYLIALCLEYLPNLLALMGRGTPTAMRTLALNFLLRKGLVAWQPAGKGRCPVALPRLWTIINRVLICSATAGIILPTMHQSALGSLMLIASTKLHPLWHSPFLPLLFLINCIYFGYAIVIFVSVLSSFVLNRGFHDSQLAAVGRVIPWLTAAWLVIRIGDVMRRDHRGHGDRRFLLHLLPCRVFPYGHRRHPVFPRRRKALPSPSVHRRRGDALGGRVVPVQRLPDRVQSGQRLALLPFFRRSDDRRRHRFGGDTGVSVADQASATASGAAVAVLSIALPELFC, translated from the coding sequence ATGATCGGTGTCAGTACACGCCCACCCGGTGGCAAGGGGAATATCTTCACCAAATCTTTTTTCGTTTTGCTGTCCCTATCCCTGGTCGGCCTGTTCTTCACCGCGGTCCGTTTCACCAAGGGAATAGGCGCCGTCTCCAACTTGAGCGACGGCTACCCGTGGGGCATCTGGGTCGCCTACGACGTCGCCATCGGCACCGCCGTCACCTGCGGCGGCTACACGGTGGCGCTTCTCAGCTACATCATCAACCGCGGCCACTACAACACCCTTGTCAAGTCCGCCATCCTTACCAGCCTGTTCGGCTCCTTCCTGGCGGCATCCTCCATCGTGGTCGAGATCGGCCGCCCCTGGAACGCACACGGGCTCCTCTCCGCCACCAGCTGGCAACCCAGTTCCGCCTTCTTCGAGCTCGTGCTCTGCCTCTTCGGCTACCTGATCGCCCTGTGTCTGGAGTACCTTCCCAACCTGCTCGCCCTGATGGGGCGCGGCACGCCCACGGCCATGCGCACCCTGGCGCTGAACTTCCTGTTGCGCAAGGGGCTGGTGGCCTGGCAACCGGCAGGGAAGGGGAGGTGCCCGGTCGCCTTACCCCGGTTGTGGACCATCATCAACAGGGTATTGATCTGCTCCGCCACGGCCGGCATCATCCTTCCCACCATGCACCAGTCCGCGCTCGGTTCGCTGATGCTGATCGCGTCCACCAAGCTGCATCCGCTCTGGCACAGCCCGTTTCTCCCCCTGCTGTTCCTGATTAACTGCATCTATTTCGGCTATGCCATCGTCATCTTCGTTTCCGTTCTTTCCTCCTTCGTCCTGAACCGCGGTTTCCACGACTCACAGCTCGCGGCGGTGGGGCGGGTCATTCCCTGGCTCACCGCGGCATGGCTTGTGATCCGTATCGGGGACGTGATGCGCCGGGACCATCGTGGCCACGGCGATCGGCGATTTCTACTCCATCTTCTTCCTTGCCGAGTGTTTCCTTATGGGCATCGGCGCCATCCCGTTTTTCCGCGTCGGCGAAAAGCACTCCCCTCGCCGTCTGTTCATCGCCGCCGTGGTGATGCTCTCGGGGGGCGGGTTGTACCGGTTCAACGTTTACCTGATCGGGTTCAATCCGGGCAACGGCTGGCACTACTTCCCTTCTTTCGCCGAAGTGATGATCGCCGTCGGCATCGTTTCGGTGGAGATACTGGCGTATCAGTTGCTGATCAAGCTTCTGCCACCGCTTCCGGCGCAGCAGTTGCGGTATTGAGCATTGCTTTGCCTGAACTGTTTTGCTAA
- a CDS encoding O-acetylhomoserine aminocarboxypropyltransferase/cysteine synthase family protein: MAEAEKELGFDTKLIHGGIVPGPSGATKSAIVQASAFAYQTAEELEDVFKGRAVGQVYTRIGNPTLEGLEKRLAVIENGIAAVITSSGMSAITTAVMAVVRNGDEILSSASLFGGTYSLFHDTLANYGIKTRFFDPTDLGALEAGVNESTRLIFVETIGNPKMDIPDIAAFSAVSRKYGIPLMVDATVSTPYLARMRDLGADIIIHSTSKYINGTANSIGGAIVDTGSFDWHSEKFPHFEPFHRKYRNFAFTARVRKLIHKDFGACAAPLNAFLSGEGLDTLALRMERHCSNALALARFLKAHPKVAWVNYPGLPDSPFHEVAGRQFGGRFGGLLTFGLADKPAAFRLINALRLAKNLANIGDTKTLVIHPASTICADYTPEVKALMGVSEELVRVSVGIEDPADIVEDFRAALDRV, from the coding sequence GTGGCAGAGGCGGAAAAGGAACTTGGATTCGACACAAAACTTATCCACGGAGGGATCGTGCCCGGTCCGTCCGGCGCCACCAAGTCCGCCATCGTACAGGCGTCGGCCTTCGCCTACCAGACAGCCGAGGAACTGGAGGACGTCTTCAAAGGGAGGGCGGTCGGCCAGGTCTACACGAGGATCGGAAACCCGACCCTGGAGGGGCTTGAAAAACGGCTGGCGGTGATCGAGAACGGCATAGCAGCTGTGATCACCTCTTCGGGTATGTCCGCCATCACCACCGCGGTCATGGCCGTGGTGAGAAACGGGGACGAGATACTTTCCTCGGCGTCCCTTTTTGGCGGCACCTACTCGCTGTTCCACGACACGCTTGCCAACTACGGCATCAAGACGCGCTTTTTCGATCCCACCGACCTGGGCGCGCTGGAAGCCGGGGTCAACGAAAGCACCCGCCTCATCTTCGTCGAGACCATCGGCAACCCGAAGATGGATATTCCCGATATCGCGGCGTTTTCGGCGGTCTCCAGGAAGTACGGCATTCCGCTCATGGTCGATGCCACTGTTTCCACACCGTACCTGGCGCGGATGCGGGACCTGGGCGCGGACATCATCATCCATTCGACCAGCAAGTATATAAACGGCACCGCCAACTCCATCGGCGGCGCTATCGTCGACACGGGGAGCTTCGACTGGCACAGCGAGAAGTTTCCCCATTTCGAGCCGTTTCATCGCAAGTACCGCAACTTCGCCTTCACGGCTCGGGTGAGAAAACTGATCCACAAGGATTTCGGCGCCTGCGCCGCCCCTCTCAACGCCTTTTTGTCCGGAGAAGGGCTCGACACGCTCGCCCTCAGGATGGAACGCCACTGCTCCAACGCACTCGCACTGGCGCGCTTTCTTAAGGCCCACCCGAAAGTGGCCTGGGTCAACTACCCGGGACTTCCTGACTCTCCGTTTCACGAGGTGGCCGGGCGCCAGTTCGGCGGCCGCTTCGGCGGGCTGCTTACCTTCGGCCTCGCCGACAAGCCCGCGGCGTTCCGGCTGATCAACGCGCTCAGGCTCGCCAAGAATCTCGCCAACATCGGTGACACCAAGACCCTGGTGATCCACCCGGCCAGCACCATCTGCGCCGACTACACCCCTGAGGTGAAAGCGCTCATGGGGGTAAGCGAGGAACTGGTCCGGGTCTCGGTTGGGATCGAGGATCCGGCAGATATCGTGGAGGATTTCCGTGCCGCACTGGACCGGGTTTAA
- a CDS encoding HesA/MoeB/ThiF family protein — translation MKLTEEQINRYSRHILLKEVGGKGQLKLMNGRVLVIGAGGLGSPIALYLAAAGVGTIGIADADQVDLSNLQRQIIHSTPDVGKAKVLSAKEKMLAINPELNVVTYETWVSAGNIMSMIADYDFVIDGTDNFAAKFLINDACVLAGKPYSHGGILQFDGQTFTVAPGESPCYRCIFPEPPPKDVIPTCSRAGVIGVLPGVIGTLQATEAIKFLLGAGDLLHGRLLTYSALRMRFREVPIRKNPKCPICGENPTITELKDELDAMTVCDLGH, via the coding sequence GTGAAGCTCACCGAAGAGCAGATTAACCGCTACTCGCGGCACATCCTTCTCAAGGAGGTCGGGGGAAAGGGGCAGCTGAAACTGATGAACGGCCGGGTGCTGGTGATCGGCGCTGGAGGCCTGGGCTCCCCCATCGCGCTGTACCTGGCCGCCGCCGGGGTGGGGACCATCGGCATCGCGGATGCCGACCAGGTCGACCTCTCCAACCTGCAGCGTCAGATCATCCACAGCACCCCCGACGTGGGCAAGGCGAAGGTGCTTTCAGCGAAGGAGAAGATGCTTGCCATCAACCCGGAACTGAACGTGGTCACCTACGAGACCTGGGTCAGCGCCGGGAACATCATGTCGATGATCGCCGACTACGACTTCGTCATTGACGGCACCGACAATTTCGCGGCGAAGTTCCTGATCAACGACGCCTGCGTCCTGGCAGGCAAACCCTACTCCCACGGCGGCATCCTGCAGTTCGACGGACAGACCTTCACCGTGGCCCCTGGCGAGTCTCCGTGCTACCGCTGCATCTTCCCGGAGCCGCCGCCCAAAGACGTGATCCCGACCTGCTCGCGGGCCGGGGTAATCGGCGTTCTCCCCGGCGTTATCGGCACCCTGCAGGCCACCGAAGCGATCAAGTTCCTGCTCGGCGCCGGGGACCTCCTGCATGGCCGTCTGCTCACCTACAGCGCGCTCCGCATGCGCTTCAGGGAGGTTCCCATCAGGAAAAACCCGAAATGCCCGATCTGCGGCGAGAACCCCACCATCACCGAACTGAAGGACGAGTTGGACGCCATGACCGTCTGCGACCTGGGGCACTGA
- a CDS encoding thermonuclease family protein: MRKAGCLLALWSSLLLFVVPAHAQNDPHHPGHMIAGLVVGVSEGDRLTVNSYGTEIPVRLYGIAAPQTAKIDKFTGWYKPGQPYSEDAFRALSLKVLHQVVRLEIRETLVFKTEPTQVAVAVVYLDDRNINLEMLNDGWAWAYRRLLTRGDHPHYIGIERMARARRSGLWIQDNPQPPWEFKPHVKLKTKQN, encoded by the coding sequence TTGAGAAAAGCGGGCTGTTTATTGGCGCTGTGGTCGTCTTTGCTGCTATTCGTGGTACCGGCCCATGCCCAGAACGATCCCCATCACCCGGGGCACATGATAGCAGGACTGGTGGTCGGGGTCAGCGAAGGGGACCGCCTCACCGTCAATTCCTACGGTACCGAAATACCCGTGCGTCTCTACGGTATCGCCGCTCCCCAAACGGCCAAGATCGACAAGTTCACCGGCTGGTACAAGCCGGGCCAGCCTTACTCGGAGGACGCCTTCCGCGCCCTGTCTCTCAAGGTGTTGCACCAGGTGGTGCGCCTCGAGATCCGCGAGACCCTTGTCTTCAAGACCGAACCCACGCAGGTCGCCGTGGCCGTCGTTTATCTGGACGACCGCAACATCAACCTCGAGATGCTCAACGACGGCTGGGCCTGGGCATATCGCAGGCTTCTCACCAGGGGGGATCACCCCCACTACATCGGGATCGAGCGGATGGCTCGCGCCAGGCGCAGCGGCCTCTGGATCCAGGACAACCCACAGCCCCCCTGGGAGTTCAAGCCGCACGTGAAGCTAAAGACCAAGCAGAACTAA